GTCCAGCAGGGTGAGGCGAGCAACGGCGGCCAGGCCAAGGCGGCCCTGATCTGCGGCGGCGTCGGCATCGTGCTCGGCATCGTCGTGGCGATCGTCGGCGCCACCGTCAACTGGAACAACTTCTCCTGACAGACCCACCGAGGGGCGGCCGGCACCCCGGCCGCCCCTCGCCATACCCACCCTCACCCCACCCTGCGCCCGCGCCCCCCACCCTCGCCGGCGGGGCGGGGCGGGGCGCAGGTGGGTCAGGGGCGGTGGGGGGTGCGGGTGAGGGTGAGGGTGCGGGTGGTGGCGGCGCCGAGCAGGGCGCCGACGGCGACGACCAGGGTGGCCACGCCGGCCACCTGCCAGGGCACCGGACCGACCTCGGCCAGCCGGCCACCGCCGACCGGCCCGCCGGAGATCGCGGCGGCCACGCCGAGCAGCAGCCCGGCGACCGGGCCGGCGAGGGCCGCCGGGCCGAGCAGCGCCGCCCACCTCAGCTCCGCCCGGTCCTCGGCGGCCAGCCGCAGCAGCCGCCGGGCCAGCAGCCAACCGGCGGCCATCCCGGCCAGCACCGGCACCGCGAGCAGTCCCGCGCCGAGCCCGTCGACCGGTCCGCGCGGCAGTCCGGCCAGCAGCGGTACGGCCGGCAGCGCCCCCACGGAGACCTCACTGGTACGCACCGCCGTGTCGGTGCCGACGGCGAACCCCGGCCCCAGCAGGTAGCTGACCGACCAGACGGTGGCGTTCGGCGCGTACGCGACGCTGACCAGGGTGATCCCCACCTGACCGGCCACCCCCGTCCGGTACGCGCCGATCATGTCGGCCGCGTCGCCACCCCCGGTCGCCACGGACAGCCCGGCCGCCCCGGCCCCCGCTCCGAGCAGCAGCAGCCCGGCGACCAACCCGGTGCGTACGCCGTCGCGCAGCAGCGGCGGGGAACGGCGGGCGGAGAGCGCGGCGACCCCGGTGGTGCGCAGCGCCCCGACCAGCGCCGCCAGCGTGCCGAAGACCGCGAGGGTGAGTGCGGCGCGCACCGGGAGACCCGGGGCCACCCGCGCCGACCAGCACGGCGGCCAGGGCGCCGAGCAGCGCGTACCCGATGCCGACCGCGACCGCGACGGTGAGTGCCTGCCGGGGTGACCGGCCACCGCGGGCGCGACGGCCCGGCTGGTGTGCACCCCGGCCCGGGTCAGTCGCCAGAAGGCGAGCGCGGCCAGCGCGAGCGGTGCCAGCCCGAGCGGGCCGGCGGTGGTCTCCAGCGGC
The Micromonospora sp. R77 DNA segment above includes these coding regions:
- a CDS encoding DUF6350 family protein, which gives rise to MAAAVAAGWAALTSWLPVALVLGLVQLSEDAGSLSGALRAGLAGWLLGHGVPLETTAGPLGLAPLALAALAFWRLTRAGVHTSRAVAPAVAGHPGRHSPSRSRSASGTRCSAPWPPCWSARVAPGLPVRAALTLAVFGTLAALVGALRTTGVAALSARRSPPLLRDGVRTGLVAGLLLLGAGAGAAGLSVATGGGDAADMIGAYRTGVAGQVGITLVSVAYAPNATVWSVSYLLGPGFAVGTDTAVRTSEVSVGALPAVPLLAGLPRGPVDGLGAGLLAVPVLAGMAAGWLLARRLLRLAAEDRAELRWAALLGPAALAGPVAGLLLGVAAAISGGPVGGGRLAEVGPVPWQVAGVATLVVAVGALLGAATTRTLTLTRTPHRP